The Meriones unguiculatus strain TT.TT164.6M chromosome 6, Bangor_MerUng_6.1, whole genome shotgun sequence genome has a window encoding:
- the Tmem89 gene encoding transmembrane protein 89: MLYSLFLVPSLFLLAMPVPSRAWSRPLWYQVGLDLQPWGCQPNSLDGCTSTLGCPGYWMALGGNRIYPVAGITITTTMMLVVSRVLMHRWRSQDPKGQLPQVTSGSCRHWKRQATVSDRTLVLRVLHMLDAILLHIESHLQRLASQQLQIKGAPAQSE; encoded by the exons ATGCTGTACTCACTGTTCCTAGTGCCATCATTGTTTCTGCTGGCAATGCCTGTCCCCAGCCGTGCCTGGTCACGGCCCCTCTGGTACCAAGTAGGGCTGGATTTGCAGCCCTGGGGCTGCCAGCCAAATAGCCTGGATGGCTGCACCTCCACTCTGGGCTGCCCTGGCTACTGGATGGCCCTGGGAGGAAATCGCATCTACCCCGTGGCTGGGATTACGATCACTACCACCATGATGTTGGTCGTCAGCCGTGTGCTGATGCACCGGTGGCGGTCTCAGGACCCTAAGGGTCAG CTCCCACAGGTGACCTCTGGCTCCTGCAGACACTGGAAACGGCAGGCTACTGTCTCAGACCGCACCCTGGTCCTCAGGGTCCTCCATATGCTGGATGCCATCCTGCTCCACATTGAGAGCCACCTGCAACGGCTGGCTTCCCAGCAACTCCAAATAAAAGGGGCTCCCGCCCAGTCTGAGTGA